In a genomic window of Carassius gibelio isolate Cgi1373 ecotype wild population from Czech Republic chromosome A3, carGib1.2-hapl.c, whole genome shotgun sequence:
- the LOC127943275 gene encoding GTPase IMAP family member 8 translates to MADWSGSTRQHAAEDEGSSGLSERSGSKRQPMNLSVIKEEMRIVLLGSHADVKSLCGNTIFGRKVFSESPSFQHLFERHDGMVLERHLVVTNTPDLFSPALSPEEQEVRRRFHLSRPEPHALLLVLKSGTFTDQDTDALELINVTFGEGASEYVIVVFMHEEQEYVNAKDSDAESVKSLLENSRHPHHHLQRNGDQSQVQKLLESIEKMVEENGGHQLKIPEEPSPFPMKEDTVCPTTNKIHKGPTAQRFHPKSGNPTKLVRSKSSVGAEKSLKCARIVLIGKTGVGKSATGNTILRRDVFQSKSSMKSVTKTCQRETGDACGRPVTVVDTPGLFDTTLSNEEIQQEIMRCIELSAPGPHVFLLVIAVGPFTQEERETLQLIKMTFGQKAETYTMVLFTRGDNLAEESIEDYIKEGDPHVQKLINDCGGRFHVFDNKQKDPAQVVNLLKKIDKMMWDNDPNFYNDKMFQEAERPFRLMQINREREEEVRREIEAIKAKYESEIKEIQDKLEEERTKGKVREFLFAEREMILLRQKRENTVTINTEQTLVERKNDDQIEKQENQLTGTLNLDREIAETGRQSDQDRQKHVKKWRAFESLKRGKRLRKKIERAQESKTKEAATEEEKVEKIKDRVTDQESSEDLPRNSEDEKKAEKEQLHQHYKEMEECRQKMDEAMRRYKEMADMYAAERMRIEARNAEFIDSWKKDHGKPCVLQ, encoded by the exons ATGGCTGACTGGAGTGGATCAACCAGACAACATG cAGCTGAAGATGAAGGAAGTTCAGGATTATCTGAAAGAAGTGGAAGCAAACGCCAACCTATGAACC TGTCTGTGATTAAAGAAGAGATGAGAATAGTTCTGCTGGGATCACATGCAGATGTTAAATCCTTGTGTGGAAACACAATCTTTGGACGAAAGGTCTTTTCAGAGTCACCGTCCTTCCAGCATTTGTTTGAGAGGCATGATGGGATGGTGTTGGAGAGGCATTTGGTGGTCACCAACACTCCTGACCTGTTCAGTCCTGCTCTCTCTCCTGAAGAACAGGAGGTGAGGAGACGTTTCCATCTGTCTCGTCCTGAGCCTCATGCCCTGTTACTAGTCCTGAAGTCTGGCACATTCACAGATCAAGACACAGATGCTCTCGAGCTCATTAATGTCACTTTTGGTGAAGGAGCCTCTGAGTATGTGATTGTGGTCTTCATGCATGAGGAGCAGGAGTATGTGAACGCTAAAGACTCTGACGCTGAATCAGTAAAGTCTCTGCTGGAAAACAGCAGACATCCACACCATCATCTACAGAGGAATGGAGACCAATCACAAGTGCAGAAACTTCTAGAGAGCATTGAGAAGATGGTGGAGGAAAATGGAGGCCATCAGCTGAAGATTCCTGAAGAACCAAGTCCTTTCCCGATGAAAGAAGATACAGTTTGCCCAACAACAAACAAGATTCATAAGG ggCCCACGGCACAGAGGTTTCACCCAAAGTCAGGAAATCCTACAAAATTAGTGCGATCAAAAT CCTCTGTTGGCGCTGAGAAGAGCTTGAAGTGTGCGAGGATCGTCCTGATTGGAAAAACTGGAGTGGGAAAGAGTGCAACAGGTAACACCATCCTGAGACGTGATGTGTTTCAGTCAAAATCCAGCATGAAATCTGTGACCAAGACATGTCAAAGAGAGACTGGAGATGCCTGTGGTCGACCTGTGACTGTGGTGGACACACCAGGACTCTTCGACACAACTCTCAGTAATGAAGAGATCCAGCAGGAGATCATGAGATGCATCGAACTCTCGGCTCCTGGGCCACACGTGTTTCTGCTGGTCATCGCTGTCGGCCCCTTCACACAAGAAGAGAGAGAAACCCTTCAGCTCATCAAGATGACCTTCGGACAGAAAGCAGAGACCTACACTATGGTGTTGTTCACACGAGGAGACAATCTCGCAGAAGAAAGCATTGAAGACTACATTAAAGAAGGAGATCCACATGTCCAGAAACTGATAAATGACTGTGGAGGAAGATTTCATGTCTTCGATAATAAACAGAAGGATCCTGCTCAGGTCGTGAATCTGTTAAAGAAGATTGATAAGATGATGTGGGATAATGACCCCAATTTctataatgacaaaatgtttcaGGAGGCTGAGAGACCATTCAGACTTATGCAgatcaacagagagagagaagaggaggtcAGACGAGAAATCGAGGCCATTAAAGCGAAATATGAGTCTGAAATCAAAGAAATTCAAGACAAACTAGAAGAGGAAAGAACAAAAGGAAAAGTTAGAGAATTTCTGTTTGCGGAGAGAGAGATGATACTGTTGagacaaaagagagaaaacacaGTGACAATAAACACTGAACAAACCCTTGTCGAGAGAAAGAATGATGATCAGATTGAAAAGCAGGAAAATCAGCTTACAGGAACACTTAATCTGGATAGAGAGATAGCAGAAACTGGAAGACAATCTGATCAAGATCGTCAGAAACATGTTAAAAAATGGAGGGCCTTTGAATCCTTAAAAAGAGGCAAAAGGCTAAGGAAAAAGATTGAGAGGGCACAAGAAAGTAAAACAAAAGAAGCAGCAACTGAAGAAGAGAAAGTGGAAAAGATAAAAGACAGAGTCACAGACCAAGAGAGCAGTGAGGATTTACCTAGAAACTCTGAAGATGAGAAAAAAGCAGAGAAAGAACAACTACATCAGCATTATAAAGAAATGGAAGAATGCAGGCAGAAGATGGACGAGGCCATGAGGAGGTACAAAGAGATGGCTGATATGTATGCTGCAGAACGCATGAGAATTGAAGCCAGAAATGCTGAATTCATTGACAGCTGGAAGAAGGACCATGGAAAACCCTGTGTCCTTCAATAA